In Nostoc piscinale CENA21, the genomic stretch CCAGCAGCGTTAATTGAAAAATAAGGTTGCCCCCATCCTTCAATGCGGTATAGTGCTTCGCTATCCTCAATTTTCCAGGCACGAGGTAAATCGCCTGCGGCAGTGCTTGGTGGTAATAACTTTTTTTGCTTGTGATTTTTCACTTCAGATTTATGACCATTCGACGGTAGTTGTACCACCTCATCAGATGTAGCAGTTGACTCAACACCCATTTCTGACCTCTGTGTTTCACCCACGAATAAACAATTTAACGCATTCATCTGGTAATGGATATGCACCCAGTGATGATTTCTGAGATAAACTCTGATTGGTCAATTGTCATTCGTCAATTTGTCATTTGTCATTGGTCACTTGTTTTTAGACTATTGACAAAGGACAAAGCACAAAGTCTGAGCGGGGGCTTCCTCCGTAGGCGCTTTGCGGCTTGCCGCAGGCATCAGAACTTTGTAAGAGAGGACAAAAGAAAATTGACAAGATAAAAACTTTATTAAGTTTTGGGAGACAGCTTTGGAACGCACATTTTTAGCTATAAAGCCTGATGGCGTACAACGTAAACTAGTCGGCGAAATTATCCGTCGGTTTGAAACTAAGGGCTTTACCCTGGTGGGCTTGAAGTTTCTCCAAGTCAGTCGAGAACTGGCTGAACAACATTATGGTGTTCACCGGGAACGCCCATTTTTTGGTAGTTTAGTCGAATTTATCACTTCTGGCCCAGTTGTAGCGATGGTCTGGGAAGGTGATGGTGTGATTGCGGCTGCAAGAAAAATTATCGGTGCAACCAATCCCTTAACAGCAGAACCAGGCACAATTCGCGGCGACTTTGGGATTAATATTGGACGCAACTTAATTCACGGTTCCGATGCTCCCGAAACTGCACAGCAGGAAGTTGCTTTGTGGTTTAAAGATGAAGAATTAGTTAATTGGCAACCACATATTTTCCCTTGGTTGCACGAATAGGAAAAGGCAAAAGTAAAAAGGCAAAAGTAAAAAATTTTTTTACCTTTTTACTTTTAACTTTTTACTTTACTTCTGTTTTCTCCGGTTCGGCTTGGGGTAATGGTGCGGGATTCCGTTTAGAAAAGCCCCAAGCTAAAATCAAGGCGATCGCAGTGATCATTAACCATTCTGGTGGTACTAAATCATCGTTGATCACTTTTAAGAGCAAACGCAAACCTACCAACGCTACCGTCACATAACCTGCGTCTTCGAGGTTGGTATACTCATCTAACCAACGAATAAACAAGCCAGCCATAAATCGCAGT encodes the following:
- the ndk gene encoding nucleoside-diphosphate kinase — encoded protein: MERTFLAIKPDGVQRKLVGEIIRRFETKGFTLVGLKFLQVSRELAEQHYGVHRERPFFGSLVEFITSGPVVAMVWEGDGVIAAARKIIGATNPLTAEPGTIRGDFGINIGRNLIHGSDAPETAQQEVALWFKDEELVNWQPHIFPWLHE